The segment GAAACATATTATAAACCTAGAtgaaatatgataatatacctGGGAGTTCTAGGTTTATGTTCGCAGTCACTTGGAAATTGTCAAACAGTCTAATTATAATTGGAGATTAATCTTAGGAGCACCCGTGATGACTTCATCAATAATAGTTGGTGAGATGAAACAAATGAGGAATGGATGatcaattattttgtaaatgcTTGAGCACTTAGCAACCTCAAAACGATCGACTTTCACAATGGAACCGACTTTCAAAGATGGCATGTAATGATTAGCACGTCCAGTGAGAATAAACCCATGAATCACGGAAtttgcaaataatattatttaacaaagaatcaagaaatcaattaaaaacaattatattaaataagtgTGATAAATCGAAGATTAACTTACATTTTCATCAAGGAAGAGAACCGTGATTTCCATAAATTCACTGTCTTTCTTGAAGTTCAGGGAATCCTATAAGCGAGGAGGTTATAGGCTATGCTCTGACTACTACGACCAACACGGAGAGACTCGAAGGTTGAGTGACGGATGCCGGGAACGCAGGTTTGAGGAACTAGCGAGGGCAGAGAGACATTTTCTAGAAGATCGTTAAAGATAAGAGGAATCAATGAGTTTTGTGTTGACGCAGATTGAGTTCATCAAAGatgagaatcatatatatagggtttacagaaaggctacaaatcaGGAACATTTAAGATCAAGCGATTTAAGATGGGGAGATGAAGAGTTCACCGGTGAAAAATTAGATTGTGAATAGACACACGGCGCAATTCTGTAACTCAGATTTATCTGAGACAATGATGAAAAAAACTCTAACTCATGTTAAACGAAGACAGTTTACAATAtgaaaaaactataattgttgtttttttcatataacgTGATGAACCTCATTTGAAAATGAAACTCATAATATACTTGTAGGCCCGGCCCACAGAGAAAACCGAAGAAGCAAAggtttccgatcttcgtaaatatatattagttttggccatcaatgtacaaagtatcatttagtttaGCGGTATAAATGTTGGTGTTTATATCTCAATAACCGAGGTTTGAACCACAAGTTAGACATTTTCTTCATACTTTTTAAAAGTGAGACCCACCAAAATACTGACGTGTCACCTCAGGAAAAAAGAAACTgtactattatattataaataaattttaaattgtagactaaTAATAACATGTGATACTAGATGATTTTtactataattatatatgtagtaGCCCCAAAACTTACTGATAATTTTAGTATACCAGTGTTAAATAGCTTCTGCTAGTTTATTTTTGCACCATAATCAATTGAATTCATGTTGATAATTCTGGTTTTTTGGTCAAATGGAGTATTAAGAATATTGGAGAATTGTGGAAGGGAAATAGTTTTCAAATAAATACAGCCCAAGTTATAAACATACATAAGGAAGGATTTTTGGAGTATTAGCATTATGGAGTTGTTTCGTTTGATAGTTTGAATGTTTGATAGCGGTCGTTGGCGATTTGATTTGAACCATTATCAACGGTGAGTATGGCTTTTTGAGACTCCGAAGGGACAAATTGTAATCCAATATTAATGATACACATATGTAACTCTAAACTTCATTTGacaactaatttattaattaagaaCACGTTACAATCTAATCAAAACAGATAAGCCCATCAAACACAAATCTCGAATTCTAGAGAAGACCATTTTTTGATACAGCTATtagttaattataatattaaaacttcacataaatttgaaaataaggaTAGAAAAACAGCATCATATAAATGTATTAACTACATTATAATATGCCTTGATTGGGAAAGGCATTGGCTCGCCATTATGTTGGAAAGAAACATTCGCATATTTGGTTTACTCGGTGGTAAATTGACAATTTTAATGACCGGTCAAATCTCAGATTAGGCACTCTGGACTGGCATTGTATCTGAATATACAGATAAACATATTAACATATTTGTATATATGGATAAGATTCTAAGCGAATTTAACAAAATGTCAAGGTCCTATGACATATAAATGTTTTCTAAGAAATAAGCTAGTTAGTATATGTAAGGCTTTTTCTTCTCCCATGTTTAGGCTATCTACGAAGAGACATTTGGCTTTTCATTTTGGATTGTTGCAAAATACATTTTCAACGTTTTGTGAAGATTTTGTATGTGTGAAATCAATgcttattaaaacaaaatagcTCATGCacgtttgagtttttttttcccaCGTATTGAATTTAGAAACGATATAACAATCTACAAAAGTAAACGTGTATACAAATTGGATCAAGAACCGGAGTTTGTATGTGAAATTAagagaatttataaaatataggaTTCAGCTGAAAGGCAGTTAGGGATTTATCCAGTTTAGACAGAACCACATATCACTCTCAGTTAGCATCAATATCCATAGCGGATACCATATTCATATCGGATCAAGTGGTTTTTAATACCATGTCTAAAGTTCATTGGGTTATAATCCATTAGCACAACataatatattatgtgaaattCCTGACATAAGAAACCAATAGCTTAGTATTACATATTTTTGGTCGATATAAATGTAATTTCGGAAAACATTTCTATCCAACCCTGTCTGGTTTACATGGAATAATACTACGCTTTTGATACGATCCTCTTTTGCTAATGAATCCACATAGACATTTTAGTTCTTAAGAATATATGTCTTAAGCTCAAACTCCCAAAAATATCATGCAAAAGGCGAAACGAAGTTATCATTGAAATGAAGACCGGCCATTCGACCGAGTTTATAGTCATATCCATCAAATCTAAGTAATCAGTCTCGATTCGGATAGAGGGAATTTGCATATCTATCGCACACAAAATGACTCATAACAATCTATATATTGCTACAACTACATTTTTCCTGTATGTAACTATACACCGTGGTTGGATAAAcccaaataattttataaaaaaattacagaGAAACTTGCAACTAGAATGGCGTATATTCACCACTCCTTTTAATACTACTACAACAAGACAACCCACCTTCGTATTCTGATATTCTAACCTGTCAATTGTATTTTATACTAAATTTGGGGGATCAAggtatattacatattttataaacaaaagcTAAGATTCGACTTGAAATGCGACGGCTCGGCTTCTCTTTAAAGATATTGATCCTTGAGAAACCCTATAGAGCCATATATTTGTTCTCTTTATAAAGAGACACAACCCCATCTTTTTGTTTAAAGAGTACTGCATAGCTATAAAATAAAGTAGATTAATCTCTAAAATCACCATGATTAATAGCTTAAGCAATATGAAGAACTACAACGAGAAACGTGTAAGATGTTGTGAGTACATCAAAGCTCTTGAAGAAGAACGCCGCAAGATCAATGTCTTCCAACGCGAGCTTCCTCTTTGCTTAGAGCTTGTCACTCAGGGTAATAAATCTATAAATACATAGCATCTACGTATacgatatatatgtataaacacAAGTACATGTGTAACTATTACATTTTTGcagtatttttaatttcaagttTGTGGTTTTTTGTATTTGAACTTTTCAATATGTATATGAACAAAAGTTTTTTTCATATgctatttaattttgatttaaatatgtatgagatctatatatatatatatactgaaagGGGTTTGTACCTATATATTTTTGAAGATTTTAATTATCTATGGATTTGGGAATTTAGCGATCGAGACATATAAAAAGGAGATATCAGAGGCGACAATGGAGAACTTGTGCGGACAATCGGAGTGCTCCGAGCAAACGACCGGAGAATGTGGGGGCATCCTGGATCTATTTAGACCTATCAAACACTCTTCAACCTCCTTAGaaggggaagaagaagaggttgaTGCTGATGATGAACATGAATCTAATGAAACTGGCCTAGATTGCGATGACAAGAACATGAAATCTGAATGGCTCAAGTCTGTTCAGCTCTGGAACCAACCTGACTCCGTTCTTTCTAAGAAATTGGTAAGATTCtactttgaatatatttttgttatttgtataaatgtttgataaatgaatttaatatgTTATTCTAGCTTTAAAAATGCCGATATATAATATTTGGACTGGAACAATCTGAAGATattgaaatttctttttttttttcagaataaatatgataaaacgGAAAGATTATGGCCTTGATTGTTTGGAATGCATTGCATTCGTGTTTTTATgagaattttaatatttgtgttctttaaatgtaatatatacttttatatttctattCACCGTTTGACTTTTTCATATGTAGTTAACAAAGAAAAGCCATATCATGTAAACGCAATTGCAAACAAGTATTAACTCATAACTCGAAAATCTTAGGTTTAAATCTGTCTTGCGTTTTCAGGAACGCTCACAACAGGAGACAGAAACGGTGGTAGAAGCGATAAACGGAAATGACAACGGAACAACGTCTCATCAGCCGCCATGTTATGAAACGAGCAACGGAAAAAGCGGCGACGATAAATCTCAGGCGAGTATTAGCGGTCGGCAAAAGATGGAGGCGGAAAAAGACATCAGCGGTGGTAGCGGCGGGATAGGGCGGAGAAAGCATAGGCGGTGTTGGTCACATGAGTTGCACAGACGCTTCTTGAACACTCTTAAACAGCTTGGTGGTCCTCATGGTGCGTTTCTTGATTTCATTTAACATTTTCAAGATtcataattttgatatataggGTTCAGGGGAttcaattaatttatattgtaataaCGACATTTTGCAGTAGCTACTCCGAAACAGATAAGAGAGCTAATGAAGGTTGATGGGTTAACAAATGATGAAGTTAAAAGTCATTTGCAGGTTAAGTCACTTCCATAATTGGTACAAAATTCATTTAATAGTAAAACTAGCTTATACGATAAAAATAGAATTTCCATAATtggtacaaaaaaaataaatatgtttcttGCCAAATTAAGTCACTTCCACACGTGAATTTTTGAAGACTACAGTAAAAGTTTATCGATTTATTCTTTTTACAAAACTgcgactttttttttgtcaaaactgCGATTAGAccttaaatttatttatttatcttcaaAAATTTTGCccacatatttaattaaaatatttcttcTTGGATGATAAATAGAAATACAGGCTGCATACAAGACGACCTGGCCAAACAATTCCTAACAAGAGAGATTCTCAAACGCAACATTTCGTAGTCGTCGGTGGGATATGGGTCCCTCAAGCTAGCCACTCCACGGCCAatgctgccacagcgggtgagACCACCATCGGGATTTATGGTCCGTTGCAAGCAGAGTGGCCGAGCCAATCAAATTTTGGTCGGACTATTTCGGAAGAAAGATCACGATGCTCTAACAAAGGAATTATTCGGTGTAGCTCTCCTGCAATGTCTTCTTCTACTCGTTGATgttaagag is part of the Brassica rapa cultivar Chiifu-401-42 chromosome A09, CAAS_Brap_v3.01, whole genome shotgun sequence genome and harbors:
- the LOC103839360 gene encoding transcription factor HHO1 encodes the protein MINSLSNMKNYNEKRVRCCEYIKALEEERRKINVFQRELPLCLELVTQAIETYKKEISEATMENLCGQSECSEQTTGECGGILDLFRPIKHSSTSLEGEEEEVDADDEHESNETGLDCDDKNMKSEWLKSVQLWNQPDSVLSKKLERSQQETETVVEAINGNDNGTTSHQPPCYETSNGKSGDDKSQASISGRQKMEAEKDISGGSGGIGRRKHRRCWSHELHRRFLNTLKQLGGPHVATPKQIRELMKVDGLTNDEVKSHLQKYRLHTRRPGQTIPNKRDSQTQHFVVVGGIWVPQASHSTANAATAGETTIGIYGPLQAEWPSQSNFGRTISEERSRCSNKGIIRCSSPAMSSSTRTKTKDAKLS